A window of the Helianthus annuus cultivar XRQ/B chromosome 4, HanXRQr2.0-SUNRISE, whole genome shotgun sequence genome harbors these coding sequences:
- the LOC110934168 gene encoding uncharacterized protein LOC110934168 → MSSEEREDLITGKKLKEKGKEKDNQSDDGLDQPYLPRDLAEVSKFTRRIAEAPMPPKTKLPPNFDRYDGTRDPEDHLHAFRGAGQLGRWSMPVWCHMFVQTLTEGARLWFDSLPPGGINSYEELSEKFLRNFGQQRKVVKNPNEILHIRQRDNERIDQYMERFVKESMNIKDVPEVMKISSFINGLKHAQLCEKLGEEFPHSFDNLMDRVRAFVRGKDTVSKAKETGVTPRRITPATKPPDKGTSYSKKPTFDRMMHDRIWPSYSLYRPRGRGPPPYSDNFTPLTKTPSEILATERVKNSFPRPPPIKPGPKAQPNEYCDFHKGFGHKTDNCMYLKREIETAVKTGRLAYVDKEIKEGGGTAREEM, encoded by the coding sequence ATGTCTTCAGAAGAAAGGGAGGACCTTATCACAGGAAAGAAGTTGAAGGAGAAAGGGAAGGAAAAGGACAACCAAAGTGATGATGGCCTAGATCAACCCTATCTACCACGAGACTTGGCTGAAGTCTCAAAGTTCACACGAAGGATTGCAGAAGCACCGATGCCCCCCAAAACGAAGCTACCCCCAAACTTTGACCGTTATGATGGGACAAGAGACCCTGAGGATCATCTGCATGCCTTCAGGGGAGCGGGGCAACTTGGGCGATGGTCCATGCCTGTATGGTGCCACATGTTTGTGCAAACTCTGACGGAGGGAGCCCGGCTTTGGTTTGACAGCCTCCCTCCGGGGGGAATCAATAGCTATGAAGAGTTAAGCGAGAAGTTCCTCAGGAACTTTGGTCAGCAGAGAAAAGTGGTCAAGAATCCAAATGAGATCCTCCACATAAGGCAGAGGGATAATGAGCGAATAGATCAGTATATGGAGAGGTTCGTCAAGGAGAGCATGAACATCAAAGATGTCCCGGAGGTCATGAAGATCAGCAGTTTCATAAACGGGCTGAAGCATGCACAGCTGTGTGAGAAACTAGGGGAGGAGTTCCCCCACTCATTCGACAACCTCATGGACAGGGTCAGAGCTTTCGTCAGGGGGAAGGACACAGTCAGCAAAGCCAAGGAAACGGGCGTCACACCTCGGAGGATCACCCCGGCTACAAAGCCTCCTGACAAAGGTACATCCTACTCCAAGAAACCCACTTTCGATAGAATGATGCATGACAGGATATGGCCGTCATACTCCCTATATAGACCCCGGGGAAGAGGTCCCCCTCCTTACTCCGATAATTTCACCCCTCTCACCAAGACCCCAAGCGAGATATTGGCCACTGAAAGGGTAAAGAACTCCTTCCCGAGACCACCACCCATAAAACCCGGGCCAAAGGCACAACCAAACGAatactgcgattttcacaaaggCTTTGGTCACAAAACCGACAACTGCATGTATCTGAAGAGAGAGATAGAAACCGCAGTGAAAACGGGAAGACTGGCCTATGTGGATAAAGAAATCAAAGAAGGAGGGGGGACCGCAAGGGAAGAGATGTAA